Genomic segment of Oncorhynchus keta strain PuntledgeMale-10-30-2019 chromosome 5, Oket_V2, whole genome shotgun sequence:
ACCCCTGCAAATATAGTGTATTGTGTCAATGTTGAGGTGATAATGGTGGTTATGGTGTTGACAATGGTGGTAGCCAGAGTTGACCCTGAAAGGATTGTGTTGACCAATGGGATGGAAGTGTGAGTTGACTCTGACTGGGTTTTGTTGAACATCGTCACCCCAGTGTTGACTTGCTAATAAACTCCAGCCAGGCAGACAGGGTTAAGTGTACTTTCACCTTCCAGGGGAACATCTGGTGGGCTGTCAAGGCTTGAAGACAGTCTGAGCTGCATCTTAGATATTGTGGTAGCACGTTTACATGCTCTGCTTTCCACTGAAATTGCCTGTATGGAATTTTGCATCTTTGTGGCCAGTGTCTGACTGCAATGTACTTGGTGTACAATTATCGTTGTTTAAAATGAGGAAAAGCTAGTTTTACTGAATGAATACATCTCTACATGTTCTAGATATAGAGTATCATGTTTTATTGGGGGAATCTGCTAATGAATCTCTATCACTGCTTATTTCCACGGACAGAAGAGCAGTTGAACAGGTAGATGGAGAAGCAGCTGACTATTGGCCTGTCTCTGTTGCTGGGGCTCCTCCTAGTCATGCCTGAGGTGGGGGGGCGGAAGGAAGAGTCCCAGAAGCGCCCGTCCCGCTCCTCAGAGCTAAAAGCAGGCCGCTGCTCCTACACCTTTATCATTCCCCAGCAGAAACTGAAGGGGGCGCTGTGCGTGAGCACCGAGTCCACCACCAGAGCCTCCAACCACTCAGAGGTAACGGCTCTGCGGGTTGAGTTCAGCCGTCAGCAGGAACAGCTGGAGAAGCTGAGGGGCCAGCTAGAACAGGAGGGGGCCCTGGTTACGGAGGTAGGGGCACTACGGAAAGAGAGCGGCAGCATGAACTCCCGCATTGCCCAGCTCTACGCCCAGCTGCTGCACGAGGTTATGTACAGGAAGGACCAGGTGATCGAACAGAGGCGGGTCGAGAACCTACTGCTCAACGTCACCGCACAGGTAATCAGACAGAGAGCATTGTGGGAACAGCTGTGTTCATAAGGGGGAAGTTAAAATCATATAACTGTATACCTGCTTCTACTATCTCTCTACTGTCTTAGTATCCTTTACCTATCGATGACAGGCATGTAGCACCTTGATACATCCCTGATTGTCCCGTTGTCTGTTGCTCGGTCATGGTGGACCAACATCCCAGATGCTGCAGATCTCCACTAGTTACAGGGAGCTGGAGAAGAAGTATGGAGCCCTCACCTCCATGATGAGCAACCAGAGTCAGCTCATCGCTCGGCTGGAGAAGCTGTGCCAGGCCACCAAGAACACTACCCCACCTCAACAGGTAGGGGGAGCTCTGTATTTATCAAACCACTGGCATTGTTATCATGGGCCTTTCTCAAGCACTGACCCTGACCCATGAAGCTAAAGTTGTACCATAACATACTACAGTACCCACAATGGTCTGTACAAAAGTCTTTATATATTTGTGTTTTATTGGACAGATGACCTCTGAACCCCTGAGTATCCAGTCCAGTGGGCGTCTGAATGACAGCTCACAGTCCAAGGAGATGGCTAATGATGTTCAGAGAGACCAGGGTGCCCCTCCACTACagccacaggaggagagagaacccCTGCAGGGGACAAAAGTGCTCCCCACCAACATGGCCGACACCCCTACCGACGCCCCCTTCATAAGCTTCCCTGTCACTAAGACCCCAGGTAAATCACTGCACCCTCAGAGCTTACAACTGCCAACGGCGCTTTCAGCTTAACCAACACTGTCTATGTAGGAATGAAAGTCTGTCTTTGTAAGACCGTGTGAAAGAGTAACATTATGTATCTTCCCCGGACAGCGTTATCACACATTATAACACCTTGTTTCTATTTCAGTCAATACATTGCATATCTCATTGGTTCCTGCTTTGTTTCGATATTGTTTTTCGATATTGTTTTTCTGTCACCTCTGACAACAATCAGAACAAGCAAGCTGTTTTCTTTCGGCCCTTCAAATGCTTGTTTGCTGTTGGGACCTTGAGTTTGTGTATGAAACAATGTCAGTATTATGTCAGTGTTATTTACACTCAAGAAGACACTGTGCAGAAGCTCGGGGAGTCACTGACCCACTGATAGGACTTTGTTATCTCTCTGGGAATGCCTAAACAATGTCTAATAACTGCCAACTGTTCTTATCAGAGTAGAGAAGGGGCTTTGTTaatgagtaacacacacacacacacgcatgcacacacacacacacacacacacacacaaagtttgACTTTGATATAACATTTGCAAATTCATCAATAATATATGTTATAAATAACAATCAAATGGGCCAAAATATAATCCTCTTTTAGGAAATCAAAAGTAGCTAATCCACAATTTGGTACCAATGACCAGATTTGTCAGCACCTCCTCTTTAGAAAGAGCAAATGGGATGAattccaaataaaaatgtattagaATCTAAAAAATCTAATTTACCAAacaaactctctcacacacacacacgcacacacacacacacacacacacacacacacacacacacacacacacacacacacacacacacacacacacacacacacacacacacacacacacacacacacacacacacacacacacacaccctaatcaCAGCCATCTTTAGGACATTGCTATGTAACCTTGAAATACAAGGTGATACCCCCATACAATGCACGTTGTGTGCGCCACTGGAATGTGTGAGATTACAAGGCAGAGCATTCAGATGTGTGACACCACCTTGTATGGACAGGCTACTCCCCCAGTGGAGCTGAGCAGCAGCAGCATGTGGACTTCACACCAGTTACAATGTAGAATAAAGGGAGCATGACTCAGAGCTTATGTGTGTGGGATGATTGACAAGGAGATACTTGTCTATGGAATGAGTGTACAGTTACAGTATGAATAACCCCTGGTCtggactgtgtgagagagaggtgatgcTTAGCCTTTCTGCATCCGTTCATGCGTTGTACGCTTATCTCTTCTAGTGTGACATAAGACATACAACATGTGTTGTGAAAGAATGTCTTCTGCAGCAAAGAGATAAGCTGAAGCAAATCGAGAAAACATGTATCTGTGACCCTGTTGGCTCTAAAACAAACAGAATTCCAGACCACTCTCTCCATTACgtgtctcactcactccctcattTCCAGCAGTTGGTTGAGCCTGCCTAGTTGCAGGTGGGCGGAGTTTGGACTTCCATTAGTTCCATTGCACCAGACAGGCTCAATCGAGCACAATTAtgactatttgaacccaggttccGAAATCCTAACTGCCTTTGTGAGCCACAAacctacaccatctctgtccctcaGGACCCTGGAGGGACTGCCAGCATGTGCTGGACTCGGGCGAGACCACCAATGGGATCTACCTGCTGCGTCCACAGAGCGCCAACCGGCTTCTGCAGGCCTGGTGTGAACAGACCAAGGCCCAGGGAGGCTGGACCGTCATCCAGAGGAGACAGGACGGATCAGTCAACTTCTTCAGGACCTGGGAGCAGTACAAGGTGCTCTCACCTCCAGTTTGCAGTGAGCCACTAAAAGTGAAGCACTCAAGAGCTTGTTATGACATCAGCCAGTGTGCTATTACCATTGTaatacaaaacacacagtgagtgTGTGCACTGCAGACCCATAatcctttcccctcctccattTGCCTTTCATTTCAGCTGATTATATGTGATGAAACATGAGCTGTATAGTTACTGTAATTGACAACCATCACAGTGGGCTATAAAACCAGAAAAACAGCTGGTATTACTGCTCAGAGACTCAAGAGTATCCTTCAGTTGAGGACGGTTTAACACCACAGAAATCATGAAAACTATTGCTACAGTGAACATAACCCTAAACTATCTGTTGTACCCCTCCACCCCAGCAAGGCTTTGGGAACCTGGATGGAGAGTACTGGCTGGGTCTGGAGCACCTCTACTGGCTGACCAAGCAGGCCCACTACAAGCTTCGGGTGGCTATGGAGGACTGGCAGGGCCGCCAGGTGTTTGCAGAGTACGACAGCTTCCGCCTGGAGCCTGAGAGCGACTGGTATCGTCTGAGGCTGGGGGAATACCAAGGCAACGCCGGAGACTCAATGTCCTGGCACAATGACAAAGCCTTTACAACTCTGGACAAGGATAAGGATGCTTATTCAGGTGAATCCACTCTGACCTCTactaccctctctcttttcatttcTGTCTCTTTTCATGGCTGCCTGTTTGAACACCCAGGTTTGGCTTGATGAGTTggtttctctctccatttcctcaTTAGGGAACTGTGCCCACTTCCAGAAGGGGGGCTGGTGGTACCACATGTGTGCCCACTCCAACTTAAACGGCGTGTGGTATCGAGGGGGTCACTACCGCAGCCGCTACCAGGACGGGGTTTACTGGGCAGAGTTCCATGGGGGCTCCTACTCCCTCAAGACAGTCACCATGATGATCAAACCCACCTAACCCTCTTCCCATTACAtatacaccacaggaggttggtggcatcttaattggggaggacgggctcgtggtaatggctggagtggaatagtttcaaatgtgtttgatgccattccattcactccgttccagccattattatgagccgtcctcccctcagcagcctcctgtgttaTACACATGTCAATCATGCATCACAGCAATATTATGGTTCCTTCATGGATGAGGAAGGATGTTAATAAAGTTCTTATATGTTAAACAGGTATGTTAATAAGACAGCTGAAGATTACACCACAAGGTGAAGTAGGAGTCCGTTTCTTTTGCTAATGAGAACTGACGTTGTGGTTtgatgcagtggtgtaaagtacttaagtaaaaaatactttaaagtaccacgtaagtcgtttttggggggtatctgtactttactatttatatctTTGATGACTTTTACTTTATTACATTCTtgaagaaaataatatactttttactccatacattttccctgacacccaaaagtacaatTTGAATGCCTAcaaggacaggaaaatggtctaattcacgcACATtaagagaaaatccctggtcatccctactgcctctgatctggcagactcactaaatacAAATGCTTTGTTTATAAATTATGTGTGAGTGCTGGCTATCGGTAAATAAAAGAAtgtgcttaatataaggaaaagggtttgcttaatataaggaatttgaaatgattctacttttacttttgatacttaagtatatttgagctattgcatttacttttgatacttgtgtttatttaaaaccaaatacttttttacttacactcaagtaggattttactgggtgactttcacttttacttgagtctttttctattaaggtatctttgctttgactcaagtatgacaattgggtactttttccatcactggTTTGATTCAGTCATGTTTCAGTTTAACAGTTTCCTCTTTGCACAGCATCAGGGTAGGGTTTGAATTTCCTCTTTAAAACACTTGCTTCACACAGTAAGCTCTCTGCCTGAGATACACTAACTGGCACTAGCACAGTGTTAGGACCGAGCCTGGACCAACGGGTGGACCATCAGTCAGGGCATCCTGTCTTACAACATCCCCCATCACCCTCACCTTGCTCAGCATGGGGTACCAGAGAACTACCATGATCTCACTCCAGAGGATGTTGGGCCTCCTCATGCTCATGCTGTTACATGGAAGTGAGTGGTTAATTTGGTCCATACTTATCTATTAATATCTATTGTTGTGATCGCTGTGTGGATTATGATGTTTATGTTGACTGTAGTTTATCATATAGTTATTATCTACTCTGGTGATATAGTAACTGTTTTCTGTCTCCCAGTTTTGGTACTTAAACATGTGCTCGCCTCCCGCTAACAAAACTTGAACGGAAGTTGATTGTTGACAAAGGAAATTAGTTTTAACCCCACAATGGACAATTTGAAGGCTAATATTTGAGAGCAATTAAAGTCAAGAAATTAAAGTATTCAATGAGCGATAAAAAAGTTATATTGATGTGTTGCAATAAGGTAACAGTCATCAGTAGACAGGGCCCTGAGTTTTTCCTGATCAGGTCACATGGATAGAAACAACTCAGGACCCTAATTTGAGGATACAATTATATAATGACATGAAATCACaagaaacacacactcactcaggtACAACTCAGACACTGTTGATGTTGTTGAGTGATATGTAAGTGTCTAAATGGGTGGGGTGGGTGTGAATTTCCATGTGGTGTAACATTGAGAGCAACATATATGACTGCTGATGGTGGGTGTGGTGCTTGATTGTTAGTATGGGTGTTTGGCTAGTATGTGCTAAcctattgtcacgacttccaccgaagtcggtccctctccttgttcaggcgccgttcggcggtcgacgtcaccggccttctagccatagCCGATCCACTTTTAATTgaccatttgttttgtctttgttttacacacctggtttcaatccccccaattacttgtttattatttatcactctgttcccccatggtttttgtgagtgattgtttgtaTATATACAGTCCGTTATTGTGGGCCAGTTTATTGAGTTGTATTTAATGATTCCTTGAGTAAATTACGTTccttactcatatctgctgtcctgcgcctgactcctccacaccagctacacacaggccAATTACACCTATATAAACTCCATATTTGACAGAAGCACCATTGTCAAGTTTGTAACGCATAGGGATGGACGATGTGCTTTACAGTGCTCTATTAAGCTATTGTTGTTCCATGATATACTGTACTTGAACAATCAGAAATGCGTCTGAATATTTTGGGAAAGGTGATTCCCCTTTCAGCATGTTTCAGAAGGGATGAGATCATCAACAACCTAATGTAATATTTTCATGAGAAATTTAAATGTTTGGGTAACCAATTATCAGCCATGTAATATAATGTGTCTCAGAGTTCACCCGTACTACAGTTTCCAGGAAAGGTCATTGTGAAATCCAACCAAAGACTGAAGACACCACCCACTCTGACTTTATCACCAGCTGCAGATGAAGCCGGTCTTCCTGACATCAACCTCCTGACTCTGGAGCCTCCAGTGGTGGTGGTGAGACACGGGAATCCACTGGAGGTCAACTGCAGCACATTGTTCAATACTCACCTAGGGATGCACTGGGTCTCTACAGAAGGAAATACAAGCTTGGAGAAAAATAGCCAGTTTGTCACCTGGAACATGGCTGTGGTGGACTGGGGTACACAGGCTCGGTGCAACATAAAGTTGAATGGGAGTCTCCTATGCAGTCAAGACCTTACTCTCACTGTGTACAGGAAGTGTGTCCCATTGAATATGAGTAGACTCATCAGGAAAACATCACCGTTTAGTataaaaaatgttgttttttctGTACAATAGTGAAGTCCACTATACAATTAACACATACAAGTAGGAAGTGTAAAGGAGAAATGAAAAATACATGTGGAAAACAATTATtaaaaaaagtatttatatcACAAAGATTCCAGACAGCATCTCCATCTCTGTTCTGAACCACTCTGGTCCCATGGTGGAGGGGACAAAGTACCCGCTGCAGTGTGACATCCAGAACATCGCTCCTCTACAGAACCTGGTTGTGAAGTGGTACAAAGGGAATGAACCCTTAGATAATGTAACTTACAGTACTGTCAGTAAGACACCAGTGGATGTGTCAGATACTCTGATGATCAGCCCCAGTAGAGATGAAGATGGAGCTCAGTATAGATGTAGAGCAGAACTGGACCTGGGACCAGAGGGACCACAACCCCATCCTACAGTGACATAGGAACCTCTCAACATTACTGTGCACTGTAAGTTGGCTATTAATCTTGATCTTTTTCATAAATCAAAAACACTTGACGGGTATGGCTTTCAATTCCAATTGAAATCCCATAAGTTGCATAGTTTTGAGTGGTCTACTCTAAAATCACCTCCTTTCTCCTTGGATGCTCCTAAGTTCCTTCTAGGGAATGACACAGTGGTGAGTGCAGACAGTAATGTGTCTCTGAACTGCAGTGCTGAGGGGAACCCTCCTCCTGAGATGAAGTGGAACTACACTGCTGCATGCAATGTGAAGTTGTCCACTGAGGAGCGCCAGAGGACTATTAGAATCACCACAGCCACGTCTACCAACGCTGGGATCTACATCTGCACTGCCACGAATAGAGTTGGGACAGCcaccagaacaacaacaacagtaataaCTCTGAAAGGTATTATAACTGACCGACTGAGGGTCATGTTATGGTAGAAATGTAGCTGACCCTGATGTAGTGATTCATGTTGTCAAAAGACATACTTCATTTTCTTTCAGTAAGATGAATGAATGAATCACATTTAATTATAAAGAGCTGAATTGCGAAACAGAAATCCTAGATCACAAGCTAGCCTGAATCAATTTATAAGCAGAATTGGTCTGAATCATGTCTAAACTCTCCTGTTCTCCTTCTATTTCCTCTTCAGATGACCCCACAATTATAATTATTGTAATGATTACATTAGTTATCCTGGTCAGTACACTGATACTCCTGAAAGTCTTCTGTATGTTGAGGAAAAGACGAGGATATTATAATTTCATAACAATCAACACCACAGACGTCAACCAGCCAAACAACGTTCCAATGATGCCACTGTCTACAACATGGGTAGGCAAATCTGATCCAGAGAGGTATCCTACGAAGGTTTGAGGAGTTACCTAGGTAAATTAGATCAACTCTGAGTTCAACTCGGGATAGCCATTCATAGGAAAGTGTCTCACCCTTTATCCAGGTACATTTCAGAACTAATCTGCTCCTGAGCAGGCTAACTCCAGCCCAGtagaggctgctgaggagaggatGGCCCATGATAATGGCTGGAACATAGCGTGGATGCCATTCCACTGATTGCGCTCCAGCCATTTACCACGAGCCCGtcttccccaattaaggtgccacaacCTCCTGTGAACTCCACTTACACTGAATTAAATGATTGAGCCACGAGTTGAGGACATATGAAATAAGAATCCCTCCCGCTTATAAAGATTGCGTCAACATCCACTTCGTTTTAGGATGACAATCTTTTATTCATGAAATGTTTTTTgtgtgtacatttaaaaaaagtttaaaatatATCACATTCCCAATTTAGTAATGACAGAATGTATTTTAAACTTCACGCAGTAACACTTTTGTATGACATGAAAATTATTTGGTGTTCAAGCAACAATGGGATTTAATAAATCAAATCGTTAAAAATACATTTCATCCACATCATTGAACAATTCATTCTGAATGAAAAgctaaatatatttattttcaaaCAACAATGAGACTGCATGAtctgcaaaaaaaatatttaaaatgtaAGATTAAGGTGGGGATTCAATCGGACTAGTGTATTTTCCTAGATTTAGAATGTGACTTTGAGTAACAAATCTATGTGAGTTCACTGTTAATGTAGTTGTATTGGATTTGGAGTCAATGTCAACTATGTGTAGATTAGACACATAGGGCTGCAACTATGGTGGGTGGACATAAAaacatttaattttaattttaaataTCTATGCGACCGCTCGGAGAAAACTGCATGTCttaaagcacaccgttgcctcgttttgtatcacattccaatgataaactGTGGGGGacaaaaaatgcaatttcagaatgtgggggggacagaaaatgcaatttcagaatgtgggggggacATGCCCCCCGCCCCCAGGGAAAGTTGCTCCCCTGCTTGGAATTACACTGCAT
This window contains:
- the LOC118384789 gene encoding angiopoietin-related protein 2 gives rise to the protein MEKQLTIGLSLLLGLLLVMPEVGGRKEESQKRPSRSSELKAGRCSYTFIIPQQKLKGALCVSTESTTRASNHSEVTALRVEFSRQQEQLEKLRGQLEQEGALVTEVGALRKESGSMNSRIAQLYAQLLHEVMYRKDQVIEQRRVENLLLNVTAQMLQISTSYRELEKKYGALTSMMSNQSQLIARLEKLCQATKNTTPPQQMTSEPLSIQSSGRLNDSSQSKEMANDVQRDQGAPPLQPQEEREPLQGTKVLPTNMADTPTDAPFISFPVTKTPGPWRDCQHVLDSGETTNGIYLLRPQSANRLLQAWCEQTKAQGGWTVIQRRQDGSVNFFRTWEQYKQGFGNLDGEYWLGLEHLYWLTKQAHYKLRVAMEDWQGRQVFAEYDSFRLEPESDWYRLRLGEYQGNAGDSMSWHNDKAFTTLDKDKDAYSGNCAHFQKGGWWYHMCAHSNLNGVWYRGGHYRSRYQDGVYWAEFHGGSYSLKTVTMMIKPT